A segment of the Chloroflexota bacterium genome:
CATCTTGCCTGTTACTGATTTGAGCCCCCGGAGGAAGGGGAGATAGACCATGACCTCATCCAGGAGAGCGCAGAGGACCCCGCCGTGGACCATCTCGGTGAAGCCGCTGTGGTAGGGCCCGGGGGTAAAGCTGGCCAGGGTCTCCCCGTTCTCCTGGCGGACCTCTAGCTTGAAACCTATGGGGTTTTCCGGTCCACAGCCGTAGCAGAGGGGGAAGCCGCTGGTGCTACCCGCCATGAAGCTCCTCCTTGCGCTGGGTTATGGGTGGATGGCGCAGATAGATGGGCTGGAGGCTGGCGGCGGCGTCGGGGCCTCTTTCCTGGAGCCTCTGCCAGCCAAGCTCGGCCAGAAAGGCCGGCCGTCTCCTGCGGGCAGAGGGGGAAGGGATGACGGCCTCTCCCTCCCAGGCCCCCAGGTGGTCCAGAAACCGGGAGGGTATCTCCCCGCAGAAGAGGACCTTCTTGGGCAGGCGAGAGAGGAGCTGCCGTGGGGATATGAGCTGGTCCTCCCAGAGCCTCTCCCAGCCGCCCGGACCCTCCCGGAAGAGGGCTACCGCCAGCTCCTCCCGGCCTGCCCCCTGGACCGGGCACAGTGGCAAGCAAGCCGAGCGGAAGGGGAAGGCCTCAACCTCCAGGGTGCTCACCCCCACCAGGGGTGCCTTCAGGGCCAGGGCCAGGCCTTTGGCCGCCGCCAGGCCCACCCGGAGGCCGTTGAAGCTCCCCGGGCCCAGGGCGACAAAGATGGCCCTTACCTCTTCCAGCCCCACCCCACCCCTTTCCATGAGGGCCTCCAGGGCGGGGAATAGCTGGCGGGAGTGGTCCTGGCCCGCCAGCCAGCTCATTTCCGCCAGCACCTCCCCATCCCTGGAGAGGGCCAGGCCCGAGACATCGGTGGAGGTATCTAGGGCCAGCTCCATCCCTTAAAGGCCTCCACTCTTTCTTCGTATTTTTTCCCCCGGGGCTCAAACCGGAGACGCCTCTGGTTCTCGGAGAGGAAGTCCAGGGACAGGGAGATGAGCAGGTATTCCGGGGGCCAGAGCTCTTGACCCCTCTCCGCCCACTCCACCGCGGTTATCCCCTGCGCCGAGAGGTATTCTTCCAGCCCCAGCTCAAGCACCTCCTTTTCGTCCAGGCGGTAGAAGTCCAGGTGATAGAGGGGCAGGCGGCCCTGATAGATGCGGACGATGACAAAGGAGGGGCTGAGGGTGTATTCCTTGATGCCCAGGCCCTGGGCCAGGCCCTGGACGAGGCAGGTCTTGCCCATCCCCAGCCCCCCCATCAGGAGGAGGATATCTCCCGCCTTTGCCAGTTCCCCCAGCTTCCGCCCCAGGGCCTGGGTCTCCTCAGGGCTGTGGCTTATTATTTCCAGGGGCAAAGTGCTCCCAGCCGGCCTTTCTCAAGGGGAGGGGCCGGCCCTCCCGGTCCACCACCTGCACCGACTTCCCCTCTATCATTTCCCCCAGGACGGTGATGTCCAGGCTTTCTCTTACCCTTTCCATCAGGGGAGGGGGGCAGGTGAAGAGGAGCTCATAGTCCTCCCCGCCGCCCAGGGCCAGCTCCCGGGCCTCGGCCCCGAAGGCCTGGTGGAGGAGGGGGTGGATGGGGACCCGGTCTGCCACCACTCTGGCCCCTACCCCGCTCATCTGGCAGAGGTGGCCCAGGTCGGCGATGAGGCCATCGCTGATGTCAATGGCCGCCCTCACCCCCAGACGGAGGAGCTCCTGCCCCTCCTTCACCCGTGGGGAGGGCCTCAGGTGGGCCCTTCGGAGATAGGCCTCCGCCTCTTTGTTGAACTTCAGTCCCTGTTTCAGCATCCGCAGGCCTCCCGCCGCCCCCCCCAGATGGCCGGTGACCCCTATCAGGTCCCCCGCCCGAGAGGCCGAGCGGCTCAGATAGGCCTCCCCCTGGAGGGAGCCCAGAAGGCTGACATTTATGGCTATCAGGGGGGCAGTGTGCAGGTCGCCCCCGGCGATGCTCACCTGGTAGGCCCTTGCGACCTCCAGGAGGCCATCATAGACGGCCAGGACCCAGTCAACCTCGCAGGTGGGGGGAAGGGATAGGGAGACCAGGGCGTAGCGGGGCACCCCGCCCATGGCGGCAATATCGGAGATGTTGACCGCCAGGGCCTTCCAGCCCAGGTCCTGGGGGGAGGCCGTCGCCAGGTTGAAGTGGGTGCCCTCCACCAGGCTATCGGTGGTGGCCAGCTCCAGGGCCGAGCCACGGAGCACCGCCGCATCATCCCCGATGCCCAGAAGCACCCCCTGCCCCCCCGGCACCAGGGCCTGAAGGCGCTTCAGCAGCCCGAACTCCCCCAGCTCCGAGACCTTCATTTCGGGGGAAATTATATCATACCGACCTCTACCGAAAGGGTGGTCTTTCTGGTAAAGTTCTCGGGTATGGCCATTGCTATTCTGGCGGACATCCACGGCAACCTGGAGGCCCTGGAGGCGGTGCTAAAGGATATAGAGGTGAAGGGAGGGGTGGAGGGGGTCTGGTGCCTGGGGGATATCGTGGGCTACGGGCCGGACCCTCACCTCTGCCTGGAGAGGCTGAGGGGGCTGAACCCTGTGTGCGTGGCCGGCAACCACGACTGGGCTGCCATAGGGCAGATGGATCTGGCCACCTTCAACCCCCATGCCGCCGCCGCCGCCCGCTGGACAGCCGCCCAGCTCACCCCGGAGGACACGGAATACCTCCGGGGCTTCCTAACCATCCAGACAGCCGAACCCTTCACCCTGGTCCACGGCAGCCCCCGGGAGCCTGTCTGGGAGTATATCCTGGGGCCTGAGGAGGCGAGGGAGAACTTCTCCTGTTTCTCCACCCCCTTCTGCCTGGTGGGCCACTCTCACATCCCCATGGTTTTCGGGGAGAATGGGAAGGCGCGGTCCCTTCCGGAGAGGCTTCCTCTGGGCAAGGAGAGGCTCATCCTCAACCCCGGTGCGGTGGGCCAGCCTAGAGACGGGGACCCCCGCGCCAGCTACGCTATCTACGACGGGGCAGGGGTGATGTCCCATTTCCGGGTCACCTACGATTTCCCCACCACCCAGAAGAAGATGGCCGAGAAGGGCCTGCCTCCCGCTCTGGCCTACCGCCTCAGGTTCGGCTGGTAGTTAAATAGGGGGAGCAAAGGGGGGA
Coding sequences within it:
- a CDS encoding PaaI family thioesterase is translated as MAGSTSGFPLCYGCGPENPIGFKLEVRQENGETLASFTPGPYHSGFTEMVHGGVLCALLDEVMVYLPFLRGLKSVTGKMEVRFRRPARPGEPLQIRGRVLKQRPRAIQAQGIITNGAGEIVAEGQALFYILGKYEEA
- the tsaB gene encoding tRNA (adenosine(37)-N6)-threonylcarbamoyltransferase complex dimerization subunit type 1 TsaB gives rise to the protein MELALDTSTDVSGLALSRDGEVLAEMSWLAGQDHSRQLFPALEALMERGGVGLEEVRAIFVALGPGSFNGLRVGLAAAKGLALALKAPLVGVSTLEVEAFPFRSACLPLCPVQGAGREELAVALFREGPGGWERLWEDQLISPRQLLSRLPKKVLFCGEIPSRFLDHLGAWEGEAVIPSPSARRRRPAFLAELGWQRLQERGPDAAASLQPIYLRHPPITQRKEELHGG
- the tsaE gene encoding tRNA (adenosine(37)-N6)-threonylcarbamoyltransferase complex ATPase subunit type 1 TsaE; this encodes MPLEIISHSPEETQALGRKLGELAKAGDILLLMGGLGMGKTCLVQGLAQGLGIKEYTLSPSFVIVRIYQGRLPLYHLDFYRLDEKEVLELGLEEYLSAQGITAVEWAERGQELWPPEYLLISLSLDFLSENQRRLRFEPRGKKYEERVEAFKGWSWP
- the thiL gene encoding thiamine-phosphate kinase → MKVSELGEFGLLKRLQALVPGGQGVLLGIGDDAAVLRGSALELATTDSLVEGTHFNLATASPQDLGWKALAVNISDIAAMGGVPRYALVSLSLPPTCEVDWVLAVYDGLLEVARAYQVSIAGGDLHTAPLIAINVSLLGSLQGEAYLSRSASRAGDLIGVTGHLGGAAGGLRMLKQGLKFNKEAEAYLRRAHLRPSPRVKEGQELLRLGVRAAIDISDGLIADLGHLCQMSGVGARVVADRVPIHPLLHQAFGAEARELALGGGEDYELLFTCPPPLMERVRESLDITVLGEMIEGKSVQVVDREGRPLPLRKAGWEHFAPGNNKPQP
- a CDS encoding metallophosphatase family protein translates to MAIAILADIHGNLEALEAVLKDIEVKGGVEGVWCLGDIVGYGPDPHLCLERLRGLNPVCVAGNHDWAAIGQMDLATFNPHAAAAARWTAAQLTPEDTEYLRGFLTIQTAEPFTLVHGSPREPVWEYILGPEEARENFSCFSTPFCLVGHSHIPMVFGENGKARSLPERLPLGKERLILNPGAVGQPRDGDPRASYAIYDGAGVMSHFRVTYDFPTTQKKMAEKGLPPALAYRLRFGW